One part of the Archaeoglobaceae archaeon genome encodes these proteins:
- a CDS encoding cobaltochelatase subunit CobN gives MLELKSCFKLKIDDKVLGAFRRALEIAKRMKALKEYENFFLALSGNYVEPGASGSLTRGKIEILPTGRNFYGVDPTALPTRAAWEIGVKTAEKLLAHYLEKHGKWPESVGHWLMSIDGYKADGEQLAQILYLLGVRPVWINNAVKEIEVIPLEELKRPRIDVCVRITGIVRDTLPNYADLIQKAVAKIIALDEPLEMNFVRKHYFEQLEKLSKLGISEEFAKCRVWGCKPGAYGAGVNYAVEASAWKSDEDLAKVWIHWSAYAYGDKFRGEFSPEALILNLKNVEVITRNQISDEHDLLNCCCHFSYQGGFYNAVKEIKGKEPEIVVVDTREITNAEIREMKDEIERIVRAKLLNDRWIEEMKKHGYRGANEFSKKILHLYGWSATTKLVEDWVFDEIAENYVLNEEMKKFFVENNVYALEEIARRLVEAKERGLWKASEERLRRIREIYAEIEGILEEDLVGDVQGGEIRFLNSEDVEGWKQNFKELEKAFEVIK, from the coding sequence TTGCTCGAATTGAAAAGTTGTTTTAAGCTTAAAATCGATGATAAGGTCTTAGGGGCTTTTAGACGGGCTTTGGAGATAGCAAAAAGGATGAAGGCTTTAAAGGAATACGAAAACTTCTTTTTAGCTCTTTCTGGAAACTACGTGGAACCCGGTGCATCAGGTTCTTTAACGAGAGGAAAGATCGAGATTTTGCCTACCGGAAGAAACTTCTATGGCGTTGACCCAACTGCGTTGCCAACAAGAGCAGCATGGGAAATAGGCGTGAAGACTGCGGAAAAATTGCTTGCACATTACTTAGAAAAGCATGGAAAATGGCCTGAAAGCGTTGGACACTGGCTTATGAGCATCGATGGCTATAAGGCTGATGGAGAACAACTGGCACAAATTCTTTACCTTCTCGGCGTTCGACCAGTCTGGATCAACAACGCTGTAAAGGAAATTGAAGTAATTCCGCTTGAAGAACTTAAAAGGCCGAGAATTGACGTTTGCGTCAGAATCACTGGAATCGTCAGAGACACTCTGCCAAATTACGCTGATCTTATTCAAAAAGCGGTTGCAAAGATCATCGCCTTAGATGAGCCGTTGGAGATGAACTTCGTAAGAAAACACTATTTTGAGCAATTGGAGAAGCTTTCAAAGCTTGGAATAAGCGAAGAATTTGCAAAATGCAGAGTTTGGGGGTGCAAGCCCGGAGCTTACGGAGCAGGAGTTAATTATGCGGTTGAAGCTTCCGCATGGAAAAGCGATGAAGATCTTGCAAAAGTTTGGATTCACTGGAGTGCCTATGCTTACGGCGATAAATTCAGGGGTGAATTCTCTCCTGAAGCTTTGATCTTGAATTTAAAAAACGTTGAAGTTATTACAAGGAATCAGATAAGCGATGAGCATGATTTATTGAACTGCTGTTGCCATTTCTCCTATCAGGGCGGTTTCTACAATGCAGTAAAAGAAATTAAAGGAAAAGAGCCCGAGATCGTTGTAGTTGACACCAGAGAGATAACTAATGCTGAGATCAGAGAGATGAAGGATGAGATCGAAAGGATCGTTAGGGCAAAACTTCTAAATGATCGCTGGATTGAGGAGATGAAAAAGCATGGCTACAGGGGGGCTAACGAGTTTTCTAAGAAAATTCTTCACCTCTATGGATGGTCTGCGACGACAAAGCTTGTCGAAGACTGGGTTTTTGATGAGATCGCTGAAAATTATGTGCTGAACGAGGAGATGAAAAAATTCTTCGTTGAAAACAACGTCTATGCTTTAGAAGAGATCGCAAGAAGGCTTGTGGAGGCGAAAGAAAGGGGACTCTGGAAAGCGAGCGAAGAAAGGTTAAGAAGGATCAGAGAAATTTATGCTGAGATCGAGGGAATTCTTGAAGAAGATCTCGTTGGTGACGTTCAGGGTGGAGAAATTAGATTCTTGAATTCTGAAGACGTTGAAGGCTGGAAGCAGAATTTTAAGGAATTGGAAAAGGCTTTTGAGGTGATAAAATGA
- a CDS encoding cobaltochelatase subunit CobN, translated as MKILLVSTIVNRSLKTAISSVKDLCSVELIYSYDLWKYDREELQNLVNKSDLILLDVRGDPAILKEIDFKDKDVIVLIGGSTLMSKAKLGKFRMPAKVASEITNPESIKKRIEMMQKSIEMLGKILPFGVLKDARDYIKTLRYWSNAGFENYRNMFLHLCKVKGMQVEVKEPEEFPEYGFYHPDCGFSYTPKINPEKPTVGILFYGGMHFESCIKTLEMLTEKFKDLNVIPVFSEGILNLKAFEKLYEVGKVDAIISLLWFRLNGGPIGGDPAKTIEMLKKEKSKLFTPALMFNQKIDDWQEHERGLNPVNLLASVTLPEMDGAVEPIPVCGVRNDEVVPIEDRVERFAERVRNWVLLSRKQNSEKRVAIVIYNYPPGEENLGKAAYLDTFKSLEVILKELRKRGYSVQEVDIEKLLLAKNLFNPNALPEKMIDCPRLAIEDYISFFSTLEEDVKREIIETFGEPPSDIMVDESGILIPAVILGNIAIVVQPARKKLFSEEDVYSAIHDKTKPPHHQYLATYFWIQKVFKADAVIHLGTHGTAELMKGKEVGLSSKCYPDLLISSIPSIYVYHVVNTSEATIAKRRLYSTLISYNSPPYTFSGLYEDYLKLEDLIEEYRQEKARGGAEIIKTKIIDLAKKLNLGEDIDKLELKLYEFKRSIIPKGLHVIGERYGEKELKDFMLAVSLRKITKILADKKGWSLENLSKRKLLEEEAERIVERFLSGEKINKDFEEVLKESFETAKKFVDNSLEIENLFEALDGKYVEPSVGGDVIRNPEALPTGRNIYAFDPLKVPTEGAVDRGKKIAEKTLKRFYESNGRYPETVAVVLWGFETAKTYGETVAQIFEYLGVEVIHKTPWEKELRIRSLEELKRPRIDVVVTICGFFREMFPNVIDLLDKAFKIVSELEESEEMNFVKKHSKKIGNYRIFGPRATEYGTRMLQLVEDSAWNSEDQLVEAYLSSMCFAYGRNFHSIEAREEFKELLKTVELVSQVRSSNDYEITDLDHYYEFFGGIAKSVEILKGQKPEMLIADSTTEILKVESIGDAIEKGSVTRTLNPLWIEEMLKHRFLGVQKIADRVENLLGFSATTGVANWIWDRVAERFVLDENMFNRLKELNVYATKEIVEKLLEAERRGYWKASDEAKSKLVEKFMELDGILEEVVK; from the coding sequence ATGAAAATACTGCTTGTTTCGACGATCGTTAACAGAAGCTTGAAGACTGCAATAAGTTCGGTAAAAGATCTATGCAGTGTTGAGCTGATCTATTCATATGATCTCTGGAAATATGATAGAGAGGAGCTTCAGAATTTAGTGAATAAATCCGATCTGATTTTGCTCGACGTTCGCGGCGATCCTGCGATTTTGAAGGAGATTGACTTCAAAGACAAGGATGTGATTGTTTTAATAGGTGGTAGCACTTTAATGTCAAAAGCAAAGCTTGGAAAGTTCAGAATGCCTGCAAAGGTAGCTTCAGAGATCACGAATCCCGAAAGCATAAAGAAGAGAATTGAGATGATGCAGAAAAGCATTGAAATGCTCGGTAAAATTTTACCCTTCGGAGTTCTTAAAGATGCAAGAGATTATATAAAAACTTTACGATACTGGTCGAACGCTGGCTTTGAAAATTACAGAAATATGTTTCTCCATCTCTGCAAAGTTAAGGGAATGCAAGTTGAAGTTAAAGAGCCTGAAGAGTTTCCTGAATATGGCTTTTACCATCCAGATTGCGGATTTAGCTACACTCCAAAAATAAATCCCGAAAAACCTACAGTCGGGATACTTTTCTACGGAGGGATGCACTTTGAGAGCTGTATAAAAACTCTTGAGATGCTCACGGAAAAATTCAAAGATCTTAACGTAATTCCAGTGTTCAGCGAGGGGATTCTGAATCTAAAAGCCTTTGAAAAGCTCTACGAAGTTGGCAAAGTTGATGCAATAATAAGCTTGCTCTGGTTCAGACTAAACGGTGGACCAATCGGTGGAGATCCAGCCAAGACGATTGAAATGCTGAAAAAAGAAAAATCAAAGCTATTCACTCCCGCCCTCATGTTCAATCAGAAGATAGATGACTGGCAAGAGCATGAGAGGGGTCTAAATCCAGTGAATTTGCTCGCAAGTGTTACTTTGCCCGAGATGGATGGTGCAGTCGAGCCTATTCCGGTTTGTGGTGTGCGAAATGATGAAGTGGTTCCAATAGAAGATCGAGTTGAGAGATTTGCAGAGAGGGTGAGGAATTGGGTTTTGCTGAGCAGAAAACAGAACTCAGAAAAGAGAGTTGCGATAGTGATCTACAACTACCCACCCGGAGAGGAAAATCTTGGAAAGGCAGCATATCTGGACACTTTCAAAAGCCTGGAGGTGATCTTGAAGGAACTCAGAAAAAGAGGCTATAGCGTTCAGGAGGTGGATATAGAGAAGCTACTTCTTGCAAAGAATCTCTTTAACCCAAATGCTCTTCCTGAGAAGATGATAGATTGCCCGAGGTTGGCAATCGAGGATTACATCTCCTTCTTTAGCACTCTTGAAGAAGACGTGAAAAGAGAAATCATAGAGACCTTTGGAGAACCGCCTAGCGACATAATGGTCGATGAGAGCGGAATTTTAATACCTGCAGTAATTTTGGGAAATATTGCAATCGTTGTTCAGCCTGCAAGGAAAAAGCTGTTCAGCGAAGAAGATGTTTACTCTGCAATCCATGATAAAACAAAACCACCTCACCACCAGTATCTTGCAACCTATTTCTGGATTCAAAAGGTCTTTAAAGCAGACGCAGTGATCCACCTTGGAACCCATGGCACAGCGGAACTCATGAAGGGTAAAGAAGTGGGCTTGAGTTCGAAATGCTATCCAGATCTACTCATTAGTTCAATTCCAAGCATATATGTTTATCACGTTGTCAACACTTCTGAGGCTACGATAGCAAAGAGAAGGCTTTACTCAACGCTGATAAGCTATAACTCCCCGCCATACACTTTTTCTGGGCTTTATGAAGACTACTTGAAGCTTGAAGACCTAATTGAGGAATACAGACAAGAAAAAGCTCGTGGAGGAGCTGAAATAATTAAAACAAAGATAATTGATTTGGCTAAAAAGCTCAATTTGGGAGAGGACATCGATAAGCTTGAGCTGAAACTCTATGAATTCAAGAGGTCCATAATTCCGAAGGGTCTGCACGTCATTGGCGAAAGATACGGTGAGAAAGAGCTGAAAGATTTCATGCTAGCAGTCTCTTTGAGAAAGATAACCAAAATTCTCGCTGATAAAAAAGGATGGAGTCTTGAAAATCTGAGCAAAAGAAAATTGCTTGAAGAAGAAGCTGAGAGAATCGTTGAGAGATTCTTGTCTGGGGAGAAAATCAATAAAGATTTCGAGGAAGTCCTAAAAGAGAGCTTTGAGACGGCAAAGAAGTTTGTAGACAATTCTCTGGAAATCGAGAACCTTTTTGAAGCTCTTGATGGAAAATACGTTGAGCCTTCAGTGGGTGGAGATGTTATAAGAAATCCCGAAGCTTTGCCGACTGGAAGAAACATCTATGCGTTCGATCCGCTTAAAGTGCCAACTGAGGGAGCAGTTGATAGAGGTAAGAAGATCGCTGAGAAGACGCTGAAGAGGTTTTACGAAAGCAACGGAAGATACCCTGAGACTGTTGCGGTTGTTTTATGGGGCTTTGAGACCGCAAAAACTTACGGCGAGACTGTTGCACAGATCTTTGAATACTTGGGAGTCGAAGTAATTCATAAAACACCCTGGGAAAAGGAATTGAGGATAAGAAGTCTTGAAGAGCTTAAAAGACCAAGAATCGACGTTGTGGTTACAATTTGTGGATTCTTCAGAGAGATGTTTCCAAACGTTATAGATTTGCTCGACAAAGCCTTCAAAATTGTTTCCGAACTTGAAGAAAGTGAGGAGATGAACTTTGTTAAAAAGCATAGCAAGAAAATCGGAAATTACAGAATCTTTGGGCCGAGAGCGACTGAATATGGAACAAGAATGCTTCAGCTTGTCGAAGATAGCGCTTGGAATTCGGAAGATCAGCTTGTGGAAGCTTATTTAAGCTCGATGTGCTTTGCATATGGCAGAAATTTCCATAGTATTGAAGCAAGGGAAGAATTCAAGGAATTGCTTAAAACGGTTGAGCTCGTCTCACAAGTTAGAAGTAGTAACGATTACGAAATAACAGATCTGGACCACTACTACGAGTTCTTTGGTGGAATTGCGAAGAGCGTAGAAATTCTAAAAGGTCAAAAGCCTGAAATGCTTATTGCAGATTCCACGACTGAGATTTTGAAAGTTGAAAGTATAGGTGATGCTATAGAAAAAGGAAGCGTAACGAGAACTCTAAATCCGTTGTGGATTGAGGAAATGCTCAAACACAGGTTTTTGGGAGTGCAGAAGATCGCAGATAGGGTTGAAAATCTGCTCGGCTTTTCCGCAACGACTGGTGTTGCTAACTGGATCTGGGATCGAGTTGCCGAAAGATTCGTGCTCGACGAGAATATGTTTAACAGGCTAAAGGAATTGAATGTTTACGCAACCAAGGAGATCGTTGAAAAGCTTCTCGAGGCGGAAAGGAGAGGTTACTGGAAAGCGAGTGATGAAGCTAAAAGTAAACTGGTTGAGAAGTTTATGGAGCTGGATGGAATTCTTGAGGAGGTGGTAAAATGA
- a CDS encoding VWA domain-containing protein — protein sequence MIFFPFSAIVGQDKAKLALICNAIDPTIGGVLLSGDKGTGKSTMVRAFSQVLPEIEVVEGCSFNCNPHNIAEMCDACRERAERGELSVARRKMRVIDLPLSVTLDRLVGTIEISKALKEGIRALQPGILAEANRNILYIDEVNLLEDYIADVLLDSAAMGWNFVEREGISLKHPSKFILVGSMNPEEGELRPQLLDRFGMFVAIEASQNAEERIEIVKRVTEFQKDPQGFYEKYRKQDEKLRASIVKAKEILGEVEIEEELLKLLVETIIQLGIKTHRAEIATVKAAKAIAALAGRKKVSIEDLNKAMELTLPHRLKSRPFQKPQMPQIPQRQEKLTSEQRSENKPMEKESMVQQKDQSSVGNSEMRFEAANVEIEKRCCKEEAKNAGNRSSRDCRLTLIGKPLGIPISYTLPIKDARDINLFATLNSAMLRGYPLEIREEDIRVNVRKAKAPKVTAILLDSSGSMALQKRISIAKGVAKKIVENSYKRRDLLSLIVFNGNEAKVIVSPTRKYEEVFDAIENIPTGGKTPLASALFRLLCIARSLKKRNIKVNGILISDGKANVSMFDRVEEDIRRICSLIAKEGVKLEIYDTRTKAFDPSPSYIELISEITNAQILRV from the coding sequence ATGATCTTTTTCCCATTTTCAGCAATAGTTGGGCAAGATAAGGCTAAGCTTGCCTTAATTTGCAACGCGATCGATCCGACGATTGGCGGAGTTTTGCTCAGTGGCGATAAGGGCACGGGAAAGTCGACGATGGTCAGGGCTTTTTCGCAGGTTTTGCCTGAGATCGAGGTTGTTGAAGGCTGTTCTTTCAACTGCAATCCACACAACATTGCAGAGATGTGCGATGCCTGTAGGGAGAGAGCTGAAAGAGGTGAGTTGAGCGTTGCGAGGAGAAAGATGAGGGTTATCGACCTTCCACTGAGCGTAACCCTCGACAGACTTGTTGGGACGATCGAAATCAGCAAGGCTTTAAAAGAGGGTATAAGAGCTTTGCAACCCGGAATTCTGGCTGAAGCTAACAGAAACATCCTTTACATAGACGAAGTAAATCTGCTTGAAGACTACATCGCAGATGTTTTACTGGATTCAGCAGCGATGGGCTGGAACTTCGTTGAAAGAGAGGGAATTTCTTTGAAGCATCCGAGCAAGTTCATACTCGTTGGTTCAATGAACCCAGAAGAGGGAGAACTAAGACCACAGCTTTTGGACAGATTCGGAATGTTCGTGGCAATAGAAGCTTCGCAGAACGCTGAAGAAAGAATCGAGATCGTTAAAAGGGTCACAGAATTTCAGAAGGATCCACAGGGTTTTTACGAGAAATACAGAAAGCAAGACGAAAAGCTGAGAGCTTCGATTGTTAAGGCGAAGGAAATTCTTGGCGAGGTTGAGATCGAAGAAGAGCTTTTGAAACTTCTCGTTGAAACGATCATACAGCTTGGCATAAAAACGCATAGAGCGGAGATAGCGACTGTTAAAGCAGCAAAGGCAATCGCAGCTTTAGCTGGGAGAAAGAAGGTGAGCATAGAAGATCTAAACAAGGCTATGGAGCTAACGCTACCACATAGACTAAAGTCGAGACCTTTCCAGAAACCTCAGATGCCACAAATACCACAGAGGCAGGAGAAATTAACAAGCGAACAGAGATCAGAGAACAAACCAATGGAAAAAGAAAGTATGGTTCAACAAAAGGATCAGAGTTCTGTAGGAAATTCTGAAATGAGGTTTGAAGCTGCGAACGTTGAAATCGAAAAAAGATGCTGTAAAGAGGAGGCAAAAAACGCTGGAAACAGAAGTTCAAGGGATTGCAGGCTAACGCTCATCGGAAAACCTTTGGGCATTCCCATTTCATATACACTGCCAATTAAAGATGCGAGAGACATAAACCTCTTTGCAACTCTAAACTCTGCGATGCTCAGGGGATATCCTTTGGAGATAAGGGAGGAGGACATAAGGGTAAATGTGAGAAAGGCGAAGGCTCCAAAGGTAACTGCAATCCTGCTCGACTCAAGCGGTAGCATGGCTTTGCAGAAAAGGATAAGCATAGCAAAGGGGGTAGCAAAGAAGATCGTTGAAAACTCTTATAAGCGCAGAGATCTGCTTTCGCTGATCGTTTTTAATGGCAATGAAGCAAAGGTAATTGTTAGCCCTACAAGGAAGTATGAGGAGGTTTTTGATGCTATCGAAAACATCCCAACAGGAGGAAAGACTCCTCTTGCTTCCGCACTTTTCAGACTACTTTGCATCGCAAGAAGTTTGAAGAAAAGGAACATAAAGGTAAACGGAATTCTGATCAGCGATGGTAAGGCGAATGTTTCAATGTTCGAT